Proteins encoded in a region of the Chryseobacterium piperi genome:
- a CDS encoding cupin domain-containing protein — translation MTPEKLVDILKLEPHPEGGYYKETYRSEQVLTLEGGNSRNVSTAIYYLLENENKSSFHRIKSDELWFFHQGEPLEIVFIKDGKLHTIILGNSLENGEVPQAIIEANVWFAAKISEGKGYSLVSCTVAPGFDFLDFELAERNTLLQQYPDLNNVIKEFTRED, via the coding sequence ATGACCCCTGAGAAGCTTGTTGATATTTTGAAACTGGAGCCTCATCCTGAAGGAGGCTATTATAAAGAAACCTACAGGTCTGAACAAGTGTTAACCCTGGAAGGTGGGAATTCAAGAAATGTAAGTACTGCCATTTATTATCTGCTGGAAAATGAAAATAAATCTTCTTTTCATCGAATCAAGTCTGATGAATTGTGGTTTTTCCATCAGGGAGAACCTTTGGAAATTGTTTTTATTAAAGACGGAAAATTACACACAATTATCTTAGGTAATTCTTTAGAAAATGGAGAAGTACCACAAGCGATCATTGAAGCGAATGTCTGGTTTGCTGCCAAAATATCAGAAGGTAAGGGATATTCATTAGTCAGTTGCACAGTGGCCCCGGGCTTTGATTTTTTAGATTTTGAATTAGCAGAAAGAAATACATTACTTCAGCAATATCCCGATTTAAATAATGTGATCAAAGAGTTTACGCGGGAAGATTAG
- a CDS encoding DUF3820 family protein translates to MNPEILKEICVVKMPFGKHEGTILADLPISYLEWFNRQGMPKGKLGMQLSTIYEIKLNGLMDLLAPLRGGVVNYEKIKNKTYKF, encoded by the coding sequence ATAAACCCGGAAATATTAAAAGAGATTTGTGTCGTTAAAATGCCGTTTGGGAAACATGAAGGAACCATACTGGCCGATTTACCAATAAGCTACCTTGAATGGTTTAACAGGCAGGGAATGCCTAAAGGAAAATTAGGAATGCAGCTATCAACCATTTATGAGATAAAATTGAATGGACTTATGGATTTGCTTGCTCCACTACGGGGAGGCGTAGTAAATTATGAAAAGATAAAGAACAAGACCTACAAATTTTAA
- the uvrB gene encoding excinuclease ABC subunit UvrB: MNFKLQSEYKPTGDQPQAIEKLTEGIEIGEKYQTLLGVTGSGKTFTVANVVNNVQKPTLVLAHNKTLAAQLFMEFKEFFPENAVEYFVSYYDYYQPEAYIATTGTYIEKDLSINEEVEKLRLSATASLLSGRRDVLIVASVSCIYGIGNPTEFHKSLISIAIGEKVTRTALLHSLVSALYSRTLNEFQRGTFRVKGDVIDVFPAYADDAVRIQFFGDEIEKIQSFDPVTGNVTSQFEQIQIYPANLFVTSKETLNGAIRNIQDDMVKQVDFFSSIGKPLEAKRLQERTELDLEMIKELGYCSGIENYSRYLDGRLPGSRPFCLIDYFPKDFLMVIDESHVTVPQVHAMYGGDRSRKEALVEYGFRLPAAMDNRPLKFEEFESMQNQVIYVSATPADYELEKTGGAYIEQIIRPTGLLDPVIEVRPSLNQIDDLMEEIRKRSDVDERVLVTTLTKKMAEELTKYFTKFGIRTRYIHSDVETLERIQIMQDLRVGLFDALIGVNLLREGLDLPEVSLVAILDADKEGMLRSRRSMIQTVGRAARNINGKAILYADKMTKSMQATIEETEYRRAKQTQYNEDHGLVPTALNKKISENLVGRSKDFPDSKYTQKEIIQKVADAKANYASEDIEKMIEQKQKEMEAAAKNLDFIRAAKLRDEIAGLKN; this comes from the coding sequence ATGAATTTCAAACTTCAATCAGAATATAAACCAACCGGAGATCAACCTCAGGCTATTGAGAAACTTACCGAAGGAATAGAAATCGGTGAGAAATATCAAACTTTACTTGGGGTGACAGGATCCGGTAAAACGTTCACAGTGGCCAACGTTGTGAATAATGTTCAAAAACCAACTCTGGTTTTAGCACATAACAAAACTCTGGCAGCACAGCTTTTCATGGAATTTAAAGAATTCTTTCCGGAAAACGCTGTGGAGTATTTTGTCAGTTATTATGATTACTATCAACCGGAAGCCTATATTGCTACTACTGGAACTTATATTGAAAAGGATTTAAGTATTAATGAAGAGGTTGAAAAATTACGTCTTTCAGCGACAGCCAGCTTGCTTTCCGGAAGAAGAGATGTCTTAATTGTAGCTTCCGTTTCATGTATTTATGGTATTGGAAACCCTACAGAATTTCATAAATCATTAATCTCAATTGCAATCGGAGAAAAAGTAACGAGAACAGCTCTCCTTCATTCTTTAGTAAGTGCACTATATTCCAGGACACTGAATGAGTTTCAAAGAGGAACTTTCCGTGTAAAAGGAGACGTTATTGACGTATTCCCTGCTTATGCTGATGATGCCGTAAGAATTCAGTTTTTCGGTGATGAGATTGAAAAAATTCAAAGCTTTGATCCGGTAACCGGAAATGTAACTTCTCAGTTTGAACAGATCCAGATTTACCCTGCAAACCTTTTCGTAACCTCAAAGGAAACTTTAAACGGAGCAATTAGAAATATTCAGGATGACATGGTAAAGCAGGTCGACTTCTTTAGCTCCATCGGAAAACCATTGGAAGCAAAAAGGCTACAGGAAAGAACAGAGCTAGATCTTGAAATGATAAAAGAACTGGGTTATTGTTCAGGAATTGAAAATTACTCAAGATACCTGGATGGAAGATTACCCGGATCCAGGCCTTTCTGTCTCATCGATTACTTCCCTAAGGATTTTTTAATGGTTATCGATGAAAGTCACGTTACCGTACCACAGGTACATGCCATGTACGGAGGTGACAGAAGCAGAAAAGAAGCACTTGTAGAATATGGTTTCAGACTACCGGCTGCCATGGATAACAGACCTCTGAAGTTTGAGGAATTTGAAAGCATGCAAAACCAGGTGATCTATGTCTCTGCAACCCCTGCAGATTATGAACTGGAAAAGACCGGTGGAGCATATATCGAGCAGATTATCCGTCCAACCGGTCTTTTAGATCCCGTTATCGAGGTAAGGCCTTCCTTAAACCAAATCGATGATTTGATGGAGGAAATCCGTAAAAGATCTGATGTGGATGAGAGGGTTTTGGTAACGACACTGACCAAAAAAATGGCAGAAGAACTCACGAAATATTTTACAAAATTTGGAATCAGAACAAGATATATACATTCTGATGTTGAAACACTGGAGCGCATTCAAATCATGCAGGATCTAAGGGTCGGGCTTTTTGATGCTCTGATCGGAGTCAACCTTTTAAGAGAAGGACTCGATTTACCGGAAGTTTCATTGGTTGCTATTCTGGATGCTGATAAAGAGGGTATGCTAAGGAGTAGAAGGTCCATGATTCAGACAGTAGGACGTGCTGCAAGGAATATCAACGGAAAAGCGATCCTGTATGCCGACAAGATGACAAAGTCAATGCAGGCTACCATTGAAGAAACAGAATACCGCCGGGCCAAACAAACCCAATACAATGAAGATCACGGCTTAGTTCCAACAGCCTTAAATAAAAAGATTTCAGAAAACTTAGTAGGAAGAAGCAAAGATTTCCCTGATTCAAAATACACTCAAAAAGAAATTATACAAAAAGTGGCCGATGCGAAGGCCAATTATGCGAGTGAAGATATTGAAAAAATGATTGAACAAAAGCAGAAGGAAATGGAAGCCGCTGCTAAAAATCTTGATTTCATAAGAGCTGCAAAGTTACGGGATGAAATTGCAGGCTTGAAAAACTAA
- a CDS encoding PA0069 family radical SAM protein, which yields MQNENIIKGQGAQRNVVNRFERYTFEPDDEDFETVKTSFTEVFPKTIVNQVKSEDLPMEYSMNPYQGCEHGCAYCFARPTHEYWGYSAGIDFERKIMVKKNAPELLEKFFQKRGYQPAPILLSGNTDCYQPAERHFEITRKLLQVCLDYRHPVNVLTKNAMVLRDLDILQPMAEQSLVSVSLSIPTINEDLRRKMEPRTSSAKNKLKAIEILSEHKIPVNVMVAPIIPGLNSDEPLGILKVISEAGAQSFGYTLVRLNDAVEPVFVQWIESSFPDRAQKVLNLIRSMRGGKLGEKRYFERQKGDGNIAEMIHNTFKIGRKKFFEGKEFPKLSTKNFTGAKDQQLRLFD from the coding sequence ATGCAAAACGAAAACATCATAAAAGGTCAGGGCGCTCAACGAAATGTGGTAAACCGTTTCGAGAGGTATACCTTTGAGCCTGATGATGAAGATTTCGAAACGGTGAAAACTTCTTTTACCGAAGTGTTTCCTAAAACCATCGTTAATCAGGTAAAGAGTGAAGACCTTCCCATGGAATATTCTATGAACCCCTATCAGGGTTGTGAGCATGGTTGTGCCTATTGTTTTGCAAGACCTACTCATGAATATTGGGGGTACAGTGCCGGTATTGATTTCGAAAGAAAAATCATGGTGAAAAAAAATGCACCTGAATTACTGGAAAAGTTTTTTCAAAAAAGAGGGTATCAGCCGGCTCCGATATTGCTTTCTGGAAATACAGACTGTTATCAACCCGCTGAAAGACATTTTGAAATTACCAGAAAGCTTCTGCAGGTTTGCCTTGATTACAGGCATCCGGTTAATGTTTTAACGAAAAATGCTATGGTTTTAAGGGATCTGGATATCCTGCAGCCAATGGCTGAGCAGAGTCTGGTTTCCGTTTCCTTGAGTATTCCGACGATTAATGAAGATCTGCGAAGAAAAATGGAGCCAAGGACCAGTTCTGCAAAAAATAAATTGAAGGCAATAGAAATTCTTTCTGAACACAAGATTCCTGTGAATGTGATGGTTGCGCCAATTATTCCAGGATTGAATAGTGATGAGCCACTGGGGATTCTAAAGGTTATTTCTGAAGCCGGAGCTCAAAGTTTTGGGTACACCTTGGTAAGGCTGAATGATGCTGTAGAGCCGGTTTTTGTTCAATGGATTGAAAGCAGTTTTCCTGACAGAGCTCAAAAGGTTTTAAATTTGATTCGTTCTATGCGGGGTGGTAAACTGGGAGAAAAAAGATATTTTGAAAGGCAAAAAGGAGATGGTAATATCGCAGAAATGATTCATAATACGTTTAAAATAGGAAGGAAGAAATTTTTTGAAGGCAAAGAATTTCCAAAGCTTTCTACTAAGAATTTTACTGGAGCTAAAGATCAACAATTAAGATTGTTCGATTGA
- a CDS encoding aminodeoxychorismate synthase component I, giving the protein MFSVNHQKFMEMDELSLQKTPYFFIIDFLCNKVEIYRENEIENSGLLIDFQSFSTLKNNNKLHKKTVWKSYPESLESFKKGFDKVQKNIHLGNSYLVNYTRKTKIETNLTLEEIFHHSTAKYKVFYKDFFVFFSPETFVKIIDDKIFTYPMKGTIDASVENAEETLRNDKKEKAEHYTVVDLLRNDLSIVADHVKVDKFQHIDLIRTQQKNLYAMSSEITGNIKPEFTGRVGTIMKKLLPAGSILGAPKPKTLEIILDAEGYDRGYYTGVCGWFDGKNVDSCVMIRFIEKEKDTLYFKSGGGITHMSQLEDEYQEMKNKIYVPIY; this is encoded by the coding sequence ATGTTTTCAGTGAATCATCAAAAATTTATGGAAATGGATGAGCTTTCTCTCCAGAAAACTCCCTATTTCTTCATCATCGACTTCCTATGCAATAAGGTTGAGATATACCGGGAGAATGAAATTGAAAATTCAGGCTTATTAATTGATTTCCAATCATTTTCAACCTTAAAAAACAACAATAAATTACATAAAAAAACAGTATGGAAATCATATCCTGAATCTCTCGAAAGCTTTAAAAAAGGATTTGACAAAGTTCAGAAAAATATTCATTTAGGAAATTCTTATCTGGTTAATTATACCCGGAAAACTAAAATAGAGACCAATTTAACCTTAGAAGAAATATTTCATCACTCAACTGCGAAATATAAGGTGTTTTATAAAGATTTTTTCGTATTTTTTTCTCCTGAAACTTTTGTAAAGATTATTGATGACAAAATTTTTACCTATCCTATGAAAGGAACTATAGATGCATCTGTGGAAAATGCTGAAGAAACCCTGAGGAATGATAAAAAAGAAAAAGCAGAACATTATACGGTGGTAGACCTATTGCGCAACGATCTAAGTATCGTTGCAGATCATGTGAAGGTCGATAAATTTCAACATATTGATCTTATCAGGACACAGCAAAAAAACCTGTATGCAATGAGTTCTGAGATTACAGGAAATATAAAGCCTGAGTTTACCGGCAGGGTAGGTACTATTATGAAAAAATTACTTCCGGCAGGATCGATCTTAGGAGCACCCAAGCCCAAGACGCTGGAGATCATCCTGGATGCAGAAGGTTATGATAGAGGATACTATACAGGAGTTTGCGGGTGGTTTGACGGTAAGAATGTAGATAGCTGTGTAATGATCCGTTTTATTGAGAAAGAAAAAGATACTTTATATTTTAAAAGTGGTGGCGGTATCACCCATATGAGCCAATTAGAAGATGAGTATCAGGAAATGAAAAACAAAATTTATGTCCCAATTTATTGA
- a CDS encoding bacteriocin-like protein codes for MENLKKLSKDQLKGISGAGGVKLPEPEFCMYYCNGTVICAACSNDFKCPDDSM; via the coding sequence ATGGAAAACTTAAAAAAACTAAGCAAAGACCAATTAAAAGGTATTTCCGGAGCAGGAGGAGTTAAACTCCCTGAACCTGAATTTTGTATGTATTATTGCAATGGAACAGTAATCTGTGCAGCATGCAGCAATGACTTCAAATGTCCGGATGATTCAATGTAA
- the menD gene encoding 2-succinyl-5-enolpyruvyl-6-hydroxy-3-cyclohexene-1-carboxylic-acid synthase, with protein sequence MKKYSSKRSIQILANLLQQYGISDVVISPGSRNAPLAIHFSEIDHFNCFSIVDERSAAFVALGMAKSEKKPVAITCTSGSATVNYYPAVTEAFYQNVPLLILTADRPTDYVDIFDGQTIRQNAIFHQHSYGDFQLLEDSKENAEDFNFETIKKAIELCFEKQGPVHINIPLEEPLYDLVSELPTFPTVEKTIKKREYEIPSNLVADWNTSQRIMILVGTKDHSPELENQLSQLVKNHSVVVLSEANSNLYHEKFFRFIDRYIFNFTDEDYKKYAPDLLITVGQNVVSKKVKQFLRKARPKQHWHLDEVWQPDTYFSLTEKIEVKPELFFSKLLKFINLEPRPYFNLWDVLRDKKDAKHEKFLNMVEFSDFYFFNKASQTIPENYNIHFSNSSAIRYAQLFDFGKRKMYCNRGTSGIDGSTSAAMGFAIKSPNPTLLITGDLSFFYDINGLWNQYIPPFVRIIIFNNGEGNIFKIIPGPGNANPNTLDEFIATKHHKNAEHLAKHFGFSYTKVEDDRTLDRVLDNFFKPDNQPKVLEINTHGTNSADVLKGYFEFMKES encoded by the coding sequence ATGAAAAAATATTCTTCTAAGAGAAGCATTCAGATACTAGCGAATCTTCTCCAGCAGTACGGGATTTCAGACGTTGTTATTTCTCCGGGATCGAGAAATGCTCCACTTGCAATTCATTTTTCAGAAATAGATCATTTTAACTGTTTTAGTATTGTTGACGAAAGAAGTGCAGCCTTTGTTGCGCTGGGAATGGCAAAAAGTGAAAAAAAGCCTGTAGCCATTACCTGTACAAGCGGTTCTGCAACGGTTAACTATTATCCGGCTGTAACAGAAGCTTTTTATCAGAATGTTCCCCTTTTGATATTAACGGCCGATAGACCAACGGATTATGTTGATATTTTTGATGGACAGACCATCCGCCAGAATGCAATATTTCATCAGCATTCTTATGGCGATTTTCAGCTCTTAGAAGATAGTAAAGAAAATGCAGAGGATTTCAATTTTGAAACGATAAAAAAAGCAATCGAACTTTGTTTTGAAAAACAAGGACCGGTTCATATTAATATTCCTTTGGAAGAACCTTTATATGATTTGGTTTCCGAGCTTCCTACTTTTCCAACGGTTGAAAAAACCATTAAGAAAAGAGAATATGAAATTCCTTCCAACCTGGTTGCAGACTGGAATACTTCCCAGCGCATTATGATTCTGGTAGGAACAAAAGATCATAGCCCGGAACTCGAGAATCAGCTTTCCCAACTGGTGAAGAATCATTCTGTAGTCGTTTTAAGCGAAGCGAATTCTAATTTATATCATGAAAAATTCTTCAGGTTTATAGACCGTTATATCTTCAACTTCACGGATGAAGATTATAAAAAATATGCCCCGGATTTGTTAATCACGGTGGGTCAAAATGTTGTTTCTAAAAAAGTAAAACAGTTTTTAAGAAAGGCACGTCCCAAGCAACACTGGCATCTCGATGAAGTTTGGCAGCCAGATACGTATTTCTCACTGACAGAAAAGATAGAAGTAAAACCGGAACTGTTCTTTTCAAAATTATTAAAGTTTATCAATCTTGAGCCGAGACCCTATTTCAATTTATGGGACGTTTTGAGAGACAAGAAGGATGCTAAACATGAAAAGTTTCTGAATATGGTCGAGTTCTCAGACTTCTATTTCTTTAATAAAGCGTCACAGACCATACCGGAAAATTATAATATCCATTTCAGCAATAGTTCAGCAATCAGATATGCACAGCTGTTTGATTTTGGAAAAAGAAAGATGTATTGTAACAGAGGAACAAGCGGAATTGACGGTTCAACGTCTGCCGCAATGGGATTTGCGATTAAAAGTCCTAATCCTACTTTGTTGATTACAGGAGATTTAAGTTTTTTCTATGACATCAATGGCCTTTGGAATCAATACATTCCTCCTTTTGTAAGGATTATTATTTTCAACAATGGAGAAGGAAATATTTTTAAAATTATTCCGGGTCCGGGCAATGCCAATCCAAATACACTGGACGAATTTATTGCAACAAAGCACCATAAAAATGCAGAGCACCTTGCCAAACATTTTGGATTCTCTTATACGAAGGTAGAAGATGACAGAACGTTAGACCGGGTTCTTGATAATTTTTTCAAGCCGGATAATCAGCCTAAAGTATTGGAAATTAATACTCATGGAACCAATAGTGCGGATGTTCTGAAAGGCTATTTCGAATTTATGAAAGAAAGCTAA
- a CDS encoding AI-2E family transporter codes for MINKDKQISSVAIKQVFLLAIILVLAGLICFNLALFIPSVLGALTIYVVCRKYNFYLQEERKWKPWLSSLVLMLASLVILILPIYFIADLLIDKLGNAQGYMTKFNVFLEKIHAYVDSKFGFDILSKENMDKVKGSVGKISTVALSGTFNTLTVIMSMYFILYFLFEKPRLFEKILSSSAPLKRSNVSLIGDKMRKLIIANAIGIPVVAIGQGVVGLIGYFIFGAPSPVLLFALTAVASMIPVVGAAIVYVPVCIYMIAVGNTGPGLGLAVYCIVIVGLTDNLLRFTLLKRLEDIHPLNTVFGIIMGMNLFGFMGLIFGPILISLTLLLIQVYRNEFSDDDTPHPDLQMSSKGEDGENNVDLIV; via the coding sequence ATGATAAATAAAGATAAACAAATAAGCAGTGTGGCAATAAAGCAGGTTTTCTTGCTTGCTATTATTTTAGTGTTGGCGGGATTAATTTGTTTCAATCTTGCTCTTTTTATCCCTTCGGTATTGGGAGCACTAACCATTTATGTAGTTTGCCGGAAGTATAACTTTTACCTTCAGGAGGAGAGAAAATGGAAACCCTGGCTTTCGTCACTCGTATTGATGTTAGCAAGTTTGGTTATTCTTATTTTACCCATCTATTTTATTGCGGATCTCCTGATTGATAAATTAGGGAATGCACAGGGGTATATGACTAAATTTAATGTGTTTCTGGAGAAGATACATGCTTATGTCGACTCGAAATTTGGCTTTGATATCCTGAGTAAAGAAAATATGGATAAAGTGAAGGGTTCGGTTGGAAAAATTTCAACAGTTGCTCTTAGCGGAACCTTTAATACGCTTACGGTGATTATGTCGATGTATTTTATCCTGTACTTCCTTTTCGAGAAACCTAGACTTTTTGAAAAAATTCTGTCCTCATCAGCTCCTTTGAAAAGATCTAATGTTTCTTTAATCGGAGACAAAATGAGAAAACTGATTATAGCGAATGCTATTGGAATTCCTGTTGTAGCGATAGGTCAGGGAGTAGTAGGGTTAATCGGTTATTTTATTTTTGGTGCACCCAGTCCTGTATTGTTGTTTGCATTAACAGCAGTAGCGTCTATGATCCCTGTTGTAGGGGCGGCAATTGTATATGTTCCTGTTTGTATCTATATGATTGCAGTAGGGAATACTGGGCCTGGACTTGGTCTGGCTGTTTATTGTATCGTGATTGTGGGATTGACGGATAATTTATTGCGTTTTACCCTTTTAAAAAGATTGGAGGATATTCATCCGTTAAATACAGTATTCGGTATTATCATGGGAATGAATTTATTTGGTTTTATGGGACTGATTTTCGGGCCTATTTTAATTTCTCTTACCCTTTTGCTCATTCAGGTGTACAGAAATGAATTTTCAGATGATGATACGCCGCATCCTGATTTGCAGATGTCGAGTAAAGGAGAAGATGGAGAAAATAATGTTGATTTAATAGTATAA
- a CDS encoding isopenicillin N synthase family dioxygenase, with the protein MDKIPSVDLRDFLSDNPERKQKFVNEIGKAYEEIGFVALKGHFLDDKLVDDLYGEVKNFFELPTETKQKYEIPGIGGQRGYVGFGKETAKGFKKGDLKEFWHFGQYVSDDSKYKTEYPDNVIVDELPEFNTVGKETYQMLEKTGKYVLRALALYLGLDEFYFDDKIAEGNSILRPIHYPPITQEPDDAVRAAAHGDINLITLLMGSQGKGLQVQNHNGEWIDAIAEQDELMINVGDMLSRHTNNKLKSTIHRVVNPPRELWGTSRYSIPFFMHPVSGMSLNCLENCIDENNPKLYEDTTAGEFLHERLIELGLIKK; encoded by the coding sequence ATGGATAAAATACCTAGTGTAGACCTGCGTGATTTCCTTTCGGACAACCCGGAACGCAAACAGAAATTTGTAAATGAAATCGGAAAAGCTTATGAAGAAATTGGTTTTGTAGCCCTAAAAGGCCATTTTCTTGATGACAAATTAGTGGATGATTTGTATGGTGAGGTGAAAAACTTTTTTGAACTCCCAACGGAAACCAAACAGAAGTATGAGATTCCAGGAATTGGGGGACAGAGAGGCTATGTAGGCTTCGGTAAAGAAACTGCAAAAGGCTTCAAAAAAGGAGACTTAAAAGAATTTTGGCATTTCGGACAATATGTGTCTGATGACTCAAAGTACAAAACAGAGTATCCTGACAATGTTATTGTTGATGAACTTCCGGAATTCAACACGGTAGGAAAAGAAACTTACCAGATGTTGGAAAAAACAGGAAAATATGTATTAAGAGCTTTAGCATTATATCTTGGGCTTGATGAGTTTTATTTTGACGATAAAATAGCAGAAGGAAACTCTATTTTAAGACCTATTCATTATCCACCTATTACTCAGGAACCGGATGATGCTGTAAGAGCTGCCGCTCATGGGGACATCAACCTCATCACTCTTTTAATGGGATCTCAGGGAAAAGGCCTCCAGGTGCAGAATCACAATGGCGAATGGATAGATGCTATTGCAGAACAGGATGAATTGATGATCAATGTCGGAGATATGCTTTCCAGACACACCAATAATAAGTTAAAATCTACCATCCACAGAGTTGTTAATCCACCAAGAGAACTATGGGGAACTTCAAGATACTCTATTCCTTTCTTTATGCATCCTGTAAGCGGAATGTCTTTAAATTGTCTTGAAAATTGTATCGACGAAAATAATCCGAAATTGTATGAAGACACCACTGCAGGAGAATTCTTACATGAAAGGCTTATTGAGCTGGGATTAATCAAAAAATAA
- a CDS encoding aminotransferase class IV: MSQFIESIKVEDQEVFLLDLHQKRVNQTFAHFGKEGSIDLSKIFKNLHHDEDGLFKLRVVYDLDKKFRTQMIPYAIPEIQDFRLIENNTFDYSFKFEDRKELEKMKMKSKAEEIIIVKNNHITDTSFSNILFLKGKEWFTPSTYLLNGVQRQNLLKKKKIKEQEITLQNIKQFSHFQLINALNDFDDMFIYPIDRINNLPGNDEYLDI; encoded by the coding sequence ATGTCCCAATTTATTGAAAGTATAAAAGTCGAGGATCAGGAAGTTTTCCTGTTAGACCTTCATCAAAAACGTGTCAACCAGACATTTGCTCACTTTGGCAAGGAGGGATCTATTGACCTCTCAAAAATCTTTAAAAATCTACATCACGATGAAGACGGCCTTTTCAAGCTAAGAGTTGTTTACGATCTGGATAAAAAATTCAGAACACAGATGATTCCTTATGCTATTCCGGAAATACAAGACTTTCGGTTGATCGAAAACAATACTTTTGATTATTCCTTTAAATTTGAAGACCGTAAGGAGTTGGAAAAAATGAAGATGAAATCTAAAGCTGAAGAAATCATCATCGTTAAAAACAATCATATTACCGACACTTCATTTTCCAATATTTTATTTCTGAAAGGCAAAGAATGGTTTACGCCATCCACCTATCTTTTAAATGGAGTCCAAAGACAAAACCTTTTAAAGAAAAAGAAAATTAAAGAACAGGAAATCACATTACAAAACATCAAGCAATTTTCACATTTCCAATTGATTAATGCCTTGAATGACTTCGATGATATGTTCATTTATCCTATTGACAGAATTAACAATCTGCCAGGGAATGATGAGTATCTGGATATTTAA
- a CDS encoding M56 family metallopeptidase, with translation MDCLWQHNSCFFNKSIDFNVPTERFKRKKIDYQNYRIVITQANLPPFSFWNTIYMGENYLSNNEIDPRIFLHEKSHLDEKHTWDLLFIEIVKAFTWFNPALYFYKRAMITNHEFLADEAVINHNFSIRDYQNLIIKEITDNQGLAFTHPFNFNNTKKRFIMMNTKKSKLIGIKKIASIPILITAFGLFVQKTYAYNPTSNPESITTQTKTSNETPLTESLVKTDGQKDITNHQKNISDTIRPTTKSAAKKTTRNKDVLVPPSPIQGSKSENTNTNQNADTPPPPAPSASFVQADFPQGINEFRNRLAKNFNGSIFKGNEGLVRTNVFISINSDGTVQKITANGDNSTFNEEAERTVKTVTQNVKWTPATNNGQPVATVFKIPLTMSFDNGKK, from the coding sequence ATGGATTGTTTATGGCAGCATAACTCTTGCTTTTTTAATAAAAGCATTGATTTCAATGTTCCAACTGAAAGGTTTAAAAGGAAAAAAATAGACTATCAGAATTATAGAATAGTCATTACCCAGGCTAACCTGCCTCCCTTTAGTTTTTGGAACACCATCTACATGGGAGAAAATTACCTGAGCAACAATGAAATAGATCCACGAATATTCCTCCATGAAAAAAGTCATCTGGACGAAAAACATACCTGGGATCTTCTTTTTATCGAAATTGTAAAAGCCTTCACCTGGTTTAATCCTGCTCTTTACTTTTACAAAAGAGCAATGATTACTAACCACGAATTCTTAGCAGATGAAGCCGTAATAAACCATAATTTCAGCATAAGGGATTATCAGAACTTAATTATTAAAGAAATAACAGATAACCAGGGACTGGCATTTACCCACCCATTTAATTTTAACAACACCAAAAAACGATTTATTATGATGAACACCAAAAAATCAAAACTTATCGGAATAAAAAAAATAGCAAGTATTCCTATATTGATCACAGCTTTTGGGCTATTTGTCCAAAAAACATATGCGTACAATCCTACCTCAAACCCGGAAAGTATTACAACCCAGACAAAGACATCTAATGAAACACCCCTCACCGAATCATTAGTAAAAACAGACGGACAAAAGGACATTACAAATCATCAAAAGAACATTTCAGATACGATTCGTCCTACAACTAAGAGTGCTGCAAAAAAGACTACCCGCAATAAAGATGTTCTTGTACCTCCATCACCAATACAAGGATCGAAATCAGAAAATACAAACACCAATCAAAACGCCGATACACCTCCTCCTCCAGCCCCATCTGCTTCTTTTGTTCAGGCTGATTTCCCTCAAGGGATCAATGAGTTCAGAAACAGACTGGCCAAAAATTTTAACGGAAGTATTTTTAAAGGAAATGAAGGCCTCGTTAGGACAAATGTTTTCATCTCTATCAACAGTGATGGTACGGTGCAGAAGATAACCGCCAATGGAGATAACAGTACTTTTAACGAAGAAGCCGAAAGAACAGTAAAAACTGTAACACAGAATGTTAAATGGACTCCCGCCACAAATAACGGGCAGCCTGTCGCCACCGTATTCAAAATTCCACTGACCATGTCTTTTGACAATGGTAAAAAATGA